GTCTGTGTGAAGTCTATTGAAGAGGGATATATTCACCCAACGGTAGGAACGACGAATCCAGGTGAGGGATGTGATCTTGATTATGTGATTAATGGAGCAGTAGAACAGGAAGTGAATGTAGCAATCTCCAATTCTCTTGGATTTGGAGGACATAATGCTTCTCTTCTTGTAAAGAAATACGAGGAGTAGACCGATATGGATTATCAACAGATTTTAGAGTTAGTAAAAGAAGTATCGAAAGCGGGACTTACAAATTTTGAATATACAGAAGGAAATATCCGTATTGCCATGAGCTGTCCACAGCCAGAAGAAAAAATTGTTGTACCGGCATCAAATCTTGTTTTACAGGAAGCAGCCGGAGCAGGGATTAATACAGTAGAAACTGCAGTTTCTGCACAGCAGGAGCCAGAGCAGATAACGGAAGAAAAAGGCGGTAATATTGTAAAATCTCCATTAGTTGGAACATTCTATGCAGCGCCATCTGAAGATGCACAGCCTTTTGTAAAGGTTGGTGATACTGTAAAGAAGGGACAGACGCTGGCGATTGTTGAGGCTATGAAGCTTATGAATGAGATTGAGAGTGAATTTGATGGAGTTGTCACAGAAATTCTTGTAGAAAATGAAGACAATGTAGAGTATGGACAGCCATTATTCCGTATACAGTAATATAGCATTCTTATGGAATGAACAGATTTGAGGAAAAATTATGAGATTAGGAATTAAAGAAATTGAACAGATTTTACCACATAGACATCCTTTTCTTTTAGTAGATTATATCGAAGAGATGGAACCGGGTGTCAGTGCTGTCGGATATAAATGTGTTACTTTTCATGAAGACTTTTTTCGTGGACATTTTCCACAGGAACCGGTTATGCCAGGGGTTCTTACAGTAGAGGCATTAGCGCAGGTAGGAGCTGTTGCGATTCTTTCTTTAGAAGAGAATAAAGGAAAAACAGCCTACTTTGGCGGAATCAATAAATGCCGTTTTAAAGGAAAAATTGTTCCGGGAGATAAGGTGAAGTTAGAAACAAAGATTGTAAAACGAAAAGGTCCTATGGGTGTAGGAGAAGCTACAGCTTATGTGGATGGAAAAGTGGTCGTAAAAGCAGAATTAACCTTTATGGTTGGATAGATAAGAGGAGATTATAATGATTCGGAAAATATTAATTGCAAACAGAGGAGAGATTGCCATCCGCATCATTCGTGCATGTCGGGAGATGGGAATTGAGACTGTTGCAGTGTATTCCGAAGCAGACCGGGAGGCGCTTCACACGCAGCTTGCCGATGAGGCGGTCTGTATCGGACCAGCTGCAGCGAAAGACAGCTATCTGAATATGGAGCAGATTATCAGTGCAACAATAATTACCGGTGCGGATGCGATTCATCCGGGATTTGGTTTTTTATCAGAAAACAGCCAGTTTGCAAAGCTATGTGAGGCCTGCCATATTACTTTTATCGGTCCGGATTCCGATATTATTGCCCGTCTTGGAAATAAGGCAGTGGCAAGACAGACTATGGTAGATGCCGGCGTGCCGGTTATTCCGGGATGCCAGAAGGCACTTACCGATGTAAAAGAAGCATTAGAAATTGCAAAAGAAATAGGGTTCCCCGTTATCGTAAAGGCAGTTCTTGGCGGCGGTGGCAAAGGAATGCGTGTTGCCTATACAGAAGAGGAATTTGAAAATGCCTTTTTAATGGCACAAAAAGAGTCAGGGCTAGCCTTTGGTGATGAAAGTATGTATCTGGAGCATTTTGTGGAGAATCCTCGTCATATAGAGTTTCAGATTCTTGCGGATAATTACGGTAATGTCATTCATCTTGGAGAACGAGACTGTTCTGTCCAGAGAAATCATCAGAAAGTTATTGAGGAATCTCCTTCTGCTGCTGTAGATGAGGAACTTCGTGAAAGAATGGGAAAAGCAGCAGTTCTTGCAGCAAAGGCGGCCGGCTATAAGAATGCCGGTACGATTGAATTCCTTCTTGAAAAGGACAAGAGCTTTTATTTTATGGAAATGAATACCCGTATTCAGGTAGAACATCCCGTTACAGAATGGGTAACCGGAATTGATTTGATTAAAGCGCAGATCCGTATTGCAGATGGAGAAAAACTAAAATGGAAGCAGGAAGATATCCAGATTACAGGTCATGCGATCGAATGCCGCATCAATGCGGAAGATCCGTCTAAGAACTTCCGTCCATGTCCGGGAAGGATTACCGATATGTATCTTCCGGGAGGTAAAGGGGTCCGTATTGACAGTGCGATTTACAGCGGCTGCGAAGTATCCCCTTATTATGATTCTATGATCACAAAACTAATTGTATTTGCAGCAACAAGAAAAGAAGCAATTGCAAAGATGCACCGGGCATTGGGTGAAGTGATCATTGAAGGAATCACAACTAATATTGATTTTCTGTATGAAATCATGGAACGTCCGGATTATCAGGAGGGCGATTTTACAATTCAGTACTTAGAAAAAGTGCTTGAAGAGATGGGAGAGAATAAATAATGAAGTTAAAAAGTATATTTAAGAAAACACCCGTCACAAAACCGGAAGTAAAAGAAACAGCCAGTCAGATAAAGCCAGAGGTTCCGGAAGGACTTTTAAAAAGATGCAATAAATGCGGAAAAGGTATCTTTACGGAAGATTATAAAAAGAATCTTTATATTTGTCCAAAGTGCGGGGGATATCTTAGAATGCCGGCACAGAAACGAATTGAATTTTTAACAGAAGCAGATTCTTTTGAAGAGTGGGATACGGGTCTTTCTACAGAAAATCCATTGCATATGATTGGCTATCCTGACAAAATTAAAGCGTTACAGGATAAGACAAAGTTAGATGAAGCGGTTGTTACCGGAAAAGCGCGTATTGGTGAAAATGAAGTTGCTCTTATGGTGATGGATGGTCGTTTCCTTATGGCAAGCATGGGTGAAGTTGTAGGTGAAAAGATTGCAAGAGGTGTGGAACGTGCCACAAAAGAAAAGCTTCCTGTTATTATTTTTACCTGTTCTGGCGGAGCAAGAATGCAGGAAGGAATGACTTCTCTTATGCAGATGGCAAAGACTTCGGCAGCATTAAAAAGACACAGCGATGCGGGCTTGTTATA
This Anaerobutyricum hallii DNA region includes the following protein-coding sequences:
- the fabZ gene encoding 3-hydroxyacyl-ACP dehydratase FabZ; translation: MRLGIKEIEQILPHRHPFLLVDYIEEMEPGVSAVGYKCVTFHEDFFRGHFPQEPVMPGVLTVEALAQVGAVAILSLEENKGKTAYFGGINKCRFKGKIVPGDKVKLETKIVKRKGPMGVGEATAYVDGKVVVKAELTFMVG
- a CDS encoding acetyl-CoA carboxylase biotin carboxylase subunit — its product is MIRKILIANRGEIAIRIIRACREMGIETVAVYSEADREALHTQLADEAVCIGPAAAKDSYLNMEQIISATIITGADAIHPGFGFLSENSQFAKLCEACHITFIGPDSDIIARLGNKAVARQTMVDAGVPVIPGCQKALTDVKEALEIAKEIGFPVIVKAVLGGGGKGMRVAYTEEEFENAFLMAQKESGLAFGDESMYLEHFVENPRHIEFQILADNYGNVIHLGERDCSVQRNHQKVIEESPSAAVDEELRERMGKAAVLAAKAAGYKNAGTIEFLLEKDKSFYFMEMNTRIQVEHPVTEWVTGIDLIKAQIRIADGEKLKWKQEDIQITGHAIECRINAEDPSKNFRPCPGRITDMYLPGGKGVRIDSAIYSGCEVSPYYDSMITKLIVFAATRKEAIAKMHRALGEVIIEGITTNIDFLYEIMERPDYQEGDFTIQYLEKVLEEMGENK
- the accB gene encoding acetyl-CoA carboxylase biotin carboxyl carrier protein encodes the protein MDYQQILELVKEVSKAGLTNFEYTEGNIRIAMSCPQPEEKIVVPASNLVLQEAAGAGINTVETAVSAQQEPEQITEEKGGNIVKSPLVGTFYAAPSEDAQPFVKVGDTVKKGQTLAIVEAMKLMNEIESEFDGVVTEILVENEDNVEYGQPLFRIQ